Proteins from a genomic interval of Alosa alosa isolate M-15738 ecotype Scorff River chromosome 8, AALO_Geno_1.1, whole genome shotgun sequence:
- the LOC125299636 gene encoding ankyrin repeat and SOCS box protein 2-like isoform X2 has translation MTTMAAATTADQAFEDYSIYSGLSDAELIQLAIECSLSDIPSSEPSERSSYSLATASQPMPFEHETMPTLLELQQENHRALRQTALHTRNIPPAANPHQTANLPRDMSAIQSAIWRNDAPKLLEVLQEQPSDTLSTPNKNGWIHLHDAAYYGYEECLRVLVKAFPKLIDKRTNKRQTPLMLAAAGKNPLCVQYLLEAGADPNTADNVGESPLYTACENATEEIVELLLRFGAKASQANAIGMTPLHEAVRHKSLGMCKLLVKAGANIRARNTYGIEPLFMAAQGGGTEVLNLLIEHGAYTDCQTRDGATPLFEASKNGHEEVVRLLLSKRANVNKTIKAGLTPLHIASKNGHARIVSLLIPHTDKVIMLESGISPLHLAAEHNREDILEILINAGFDFNTVLKYNHSQIYDNWCCSALHFTVRNSNIDTASMLLEAGADPNLDFFNPLLLAVRKGNTEMVSLLVEYGANVNACVPTLPTTFPGALLFCMKHTLMFKFLLDNGCDANACFSCVYGGSPHPPIKSRLTTRNELDLDEIPQSEAVQFCEIIADPFYTYWAGPILDLLLDYTGPVKLCSRITELLESNKEWVYIKEKSKPSFCLMHLCRLRIRQLVGWQRLRRMTSLPLPGRLINYLFYDNRESENLYSYFFD, from the exons ATGACCACCATGGCAGCAGCAACTACAGCTGATCAAGCTTTCGAGGACTACAGCATCTACAGTGGCTTGTCTGATGCTGAACTGATTCAGCTGGCCATTGAATGCAGTCTGAGTGATATACCTTCCTCAGAGCCCTCAGAGAGGTCATCTTATTCACTAGCTACAGCAAGCCAACCTATGCCCTTTGAGCATGAAACCATGCCAACATTACTAGAGCTGCAGCAGGAGAATCACAGAGCTCTGAGACAAACAGCTTTACACACTCGGAACATCCCTCCCGCTGCCAACCCACATCAAACCGCCAATCTACCCAG GGACATGTCTGCTATACAATCAGCCATCTGGAGGAATGATGCCCCAAAACTCCTTGAAGTATTGCAGGAACAGCCTTCTGACACTCTGAGTACACCAAACAAAAACGGCTGGATACATTTGCATGATGCTGCATACTATGGTTATGAggaatgtttgagagtgctagTGAAAG CCTTTCCTAAACTAATCGACAAACGTACCAACAAGCGCCAGACACCTCTGATGTTGGCTGCTGCCGGCAAAAACCCGTTGTGTGTCCAGTATCTTCTTGAGGCAGGAGCAGATCCCAATACAGCCGATAATGTAGGAGAATCACCTCTCTACACAG CTTGTGAAAATGCAACTGAGGAAATAGTGGAGCTTCTACTGAGGTTTGGAGCCAAAGCCTCACAGGCCAATGCGATAGGAATGACACCATTACATGAAGCGGTGCGACACAAAAGTCTTGGCATGTGCAAGCTTCTAGTGAAGGCTGGAGCAAACATAAGAGCCAGAAACACTTACGGCATTGAACCACTATTCATGGCTGCCCAGGGAGGAGGCACAGAAGTATTGAACCTCCTAATTGAACATG GAGCCTATACTGACTGTCAAACTAGGGATGGAGCAACACCTTTATTTGAAGCATCCAAGAATGGCCATGAAGAGGTGGTGAGGCTGCTTCTGTCTAAAAGAGCAAATGTGAACAAAACAATCAAAGCAGGACTAACTCCTCTACACATCGCTTCAAAGAATGGACATGCTAG AATCGTGTCCTTATTGATTCCACATACGGACAAAGTGATCATGCTAGAGAGTGGCATTAGCCCACTCCACCTTGCAGCAGAGCATAACAGAGAGGATATCTTGGAGATTCTCATCAATGCGGGCTTTGACTTCAACACTGTGCTTAAGTATAACCACTCCCAGATTTATGACAACTGGTGCTGCTCAGCCCTCCACTTCACTGTACGCAACAGCAACATAGACACAGCCTCCATGCTGCTGGAGGCAGGCGCTGACCCCAATCTGGATTTTTTCAACCCTCTTCTTTTAGCCGTGAGAAAGGGAAATACAGAGATGGTGTCTTTGCTGGTGGAGTACGGTGCCAATGTGAATGCCTGCGTGCCAACACTCCCCACTACCTTTCCTGGAGCTCTGCTCTTTTGTATGAAGCACACACTGATGTTCAAGTTCCTGCTGGACAATGGATGTGATGCCAACGCCTGTTTCTCATGTGTTTATGGAGGCAGCCCACATCCTCCAATCAAGAGCCGGCTTACTACTAGGAATGAGCTGGACCTTGATGAAATTCCTCAGAGCGAAGCTGTACAG TTCTGTGAGATTATAGCGGATCCCTTTTACACCTATTGGGCAGGACCTATACTTGACCTTCTCCTTGATTACACTGGTCCTGTGAAACTGTGTTCTAGAATCACAGAACTTCTTGAGAGCAACAAGGAGTGGGTATACATCAAAGAAAAATCAA AGCCATCCTTCTGCCTCATGCATCTGTGCCGACTGAGGATCCGCCAGCTGGTGGGATGGCAGAGACTGAGGAGAATGACCAGCCTTCCTCTGCCTGGACGACTCATCAATTACCTGTTCTACGACAACAGAGAATCTGAGAATCTCTATTCTTATTTttttgattga
- the LOC125299636 gene encoding ankyrin repeat and SOCS box protein 2-like isoform X1 encodes MTTMAAATTADQAFEDYSIYSGLSDAELIQLAIECSLSDIPSSEPSERSSYSLATASQPMPFEHETMPTLLELQQENHRALRQTALHTRNIPPAANPHQTANLPSQNRPESSHNCAGDGVRVCSWTKNNNGGLQVRLKPMEDMSAIQSAIWRNDAPKLLEVLQEQPSDTLSTPNKNGWIHLHDAAYYGYEECLRVLVKAFPKLIDKRTNKRQTPLMLAAAGKNPLCVQYLLEAGADPNTADNVGESPLYTACENATEEIVELLLRFGAKASQANAIGMTPLHEAVRHKSLGMCKLLVKAGANIRARNTYGIEPLFMAAQGGGTEVLNLLIEHGAYTDCQTRDGATPLFEASKNGHEEVVRLLLSKRANVNKTIKAGLTPLHIASKNGHARIVSLLIPHTDKVIMLESGISPLHLAAEHNREDILEILINAGFDFNTVLKYNHSQIYDNWCCSALHFTVRNSNIDTASMLLEAGADPNLDFFNPLLLAVRKGNTEMVSLLVEYGANVNACVPTLPTTFPGALLFCMKHTLMFKFLLDNGCDANACFSCVYGGSPHPPIKSRLTTRNELDLDEIPQSEAVQFCEIIADPFYTYWAGPILDLLLDYTGPVKLCSRITELLESNKEWVYIKEKSKPSFCLMHLCRLRIRQLVGWQRLRRMTSLPLPGRLINYLFYDNRESENLYSYFFD; translated from the exons ATGACCACCATGGCAGCAGCAACTACAGCTGATCAAGCTTTCGAGGACTACAGCATCTACAGTGGCTTGTCTGATGCTGAACTGATTCAGCTGGCCATTGAATGCAGTCTGAGTGATATACCTTCCTCAGAGCCCTCAGAGAGGTCATCTTATTCACTAGCTACAGCAAGCCAACCTATGCCCTTTGAGCATGAAACCATGCCAACATTACTAGAGCTGCAGCAGGAGAATCACAGAGCTCTGAGACAAACAGCTTTACACACTCGGAACATCCCTCCCGCTGCCAACCCACATCAAACCGCCAATCTACCCAG CCAAAACCGGCCGGAGAGTTCACATAACTGTGCTGGAGACGGAGTGAGGGTGTGTTCTTGGACGAAAAACAACAATGGAGGTTTGCAAGTTAGACTCAAACCAATGGA GGACATGTCTGCTATACAATCAGCCATCTGGAGGAATGATGCCCCAAAACTCCTTGAAGTATTGCAGGAACAGCCTTCTGACACTCTGAGTACACCAAACAAAAACGGCTGGATACATTTGCATGATGCTGCATACTATGGTTATGAggaatgtttgagagtgctagTGAAAG CCTTTCCTAAACTAATCGACAAACGTACCAACAAGCGCCAGACACCTCTGATGTTGGCTGCTGCCGGCAAAAACCCGTTGTGTGTCCAGTATCTTCTTGAGGCAGGAGCAGATCCCAATACAGCCGATAATGTAGGAGAATCACCTCTCTACACAG CTTGTGAAAATGCAACTGAGGAAATAGTGGAGCTTCTACTGAGGTTTGGAGCCAAAGCCTCACAGGCCAATGCGATAGGAATGACACCATTACATGAAGCGGTGCGACACAAAAGTCTTGGCATGTGCAAGCTTCTAGTGAAGGCTGGAGCAAACATAAGAGCCAGAAACACTTACGGCATTGAACCACTATTCATGGCTGCCCAGGGAGGAGGCACAGAAGTATTGAACCTCCTAATTGAACATG GAGCCTATACTGACTGTCAAACTAGGGATGGAGCAACACCTTTATTTGAAGCATCCAAGAATGGCCATGAAGAGGTGGTGAGGCTGCTTCTGTCTAAAAGAGCAAATGTGAACAAAACAATCAAAGCAGGACTAACTCCTCTACACATCGCTTCAAAGAATGGACATGCTAG AATCGTGTCCTTATTGATTCCACATACGGACAAAGTGATCATGCTAGAGAGTGGCATTAGCCCACTCCACCTTGCAGCAGAGCATAACAGAGAGGATATCTTGGAGATTCTCATCAATGCGGGCTTTGACTTCAACACTGTGCTTAAGTATAACCACTCCCAGATTTATGACAACTGGTGCTGCTCAGCCCTCCACTTCACTGTACGCAACAGCAACATAGACACAGCCTCCATGCTGCTGGAGGCAGGCGCTGACCCCAATCTGGATTTTTTCAACCCTCTTCTTTTAGCCGTGAGAAAGGGAAATACAGAGATGGTGTCTTTGCTGGTGGAGTACGGTGCCAATGTGAATGCCTGCGTGCCAACACTCCCCACTACCTTTCCTGGAGCTCTGCTCTTTTGTATGAAGCACACACTGATGTTCAAGTTCCTGCTGGACAATGGATGTGATGCCAACGCCTGTTTCTCATGTGTTTATGGAGGCAGCCCACATCCTCCAATCAAGAGCCGGCTTACTACTAGGAATGAGCTGGACCTTGATGAAATTCCTCAGAGCGAAGCTGTACAG TTCTGTGAGATTATAGCGGATCCCTTTTACACCTATTGGGCAGGACCTATACTTGACCTTCTCCTTGATTACACTGGTCCTGTGAAACTGTGTTCTAGAATCACAGAACTTCTTGAGAGCAACAAGGAGTGGGTATACATCAAAGAAAAATCAA AGCCATCCTTCTGCCTCATGCATCTGTGCCGACTGAGGATCCGCCAGCTGGTGGGATGGCAGAGACTGAGGAGAATGACCAGCCTTCCTCTGCCTGGACGACTCATCAATTACCTGTTCTACGACAACAGAGAATCTGAGAATCTCTATTCTTATTTttttgattga